A window of the Henckelia pumila isolate YLH828 chromosome 3, ASM3356847v2, whole genome shotgun sequence genome harbors these coding sequences:
- the LOC140892463 gene encoding NDR1/HIN1-like protein 1 → MSDKVCSHHKNKRRKSLLRCCACLLAAIFVVLLVVLLTWAILKPKKPRFTLQDATIFALNVSAPNVISTSVQVTVNSHNPNSRIGIYYDRLYVYATYANQQITFFTVIPPVYQGHKDFNVWSPFVYGSNVPVAPYNGIALSQVQSDGAPIEMTIKIDGRLKWKVGSLTTGRYHIHVTCPVGIQLGNSKNSGIVVGNGVKYQISQGCSVSV, encoded by the coding sequence ATGTCGGACAAGGTCTGCAGTCACCACAAAAACAAGCGTCGCAAGTCCCTCCTCCGGTGCTGCGCCTGCCTCCTCGCCGCCATCTTCGTGGTCCTGCTGGTGGTCCTGCTCACCTGGGCCATCCTCAAGCCCAAGAAACCCCGATTCACCCTCCAAGACGCCACCATCTTCGCGCTCAACGTCTCCGCCCCCAACGTCATCTCCACCTCCGTCCAAGTCACCGTCAACTCCCACAACCCCAACTCCCGGATCGGCATCTACTACGACAGGCTCTACGTCTACGCCACCTACGCCAACCAGCAGATCACCTTCTTCACCGTCATCCCTCCGGTCTACCAAGGCCACAAGGACTTCAACGTCTGGTCTCCGTTCGTCTACGGCAGCAACGTCCCCGTCGCTCCGTACAACGGAATCGCGCTGTCCCAGGTGCAGAGCGACGGCGCCCCCATCGAGATGACGATCAAAATCGACGGCCGCCTTAAATGGAAGGTGGGCTCCTTAACAACGGGACGGTATCACATCCACGTGACCTGCCCCGTCGGTATTCAGCTTGGAAATAGCAAAAACTCTGGAATTGTCGTCGGCAATGGAGTTAAGTATCAGATTTCACAGGGCTGTAGCGTTAGTGTTTGA